A stretch of DNA from Enoplosus armatus isolate fEnoArm2 chromosome 15, fEnoArm2.hap1, whole genome shotgun sequence:
ACTGCACCCAAAATATGTAGTCTATAACGTACTGTATGATGTTTGATTGGAGTTCGGAGAGAGTATACATGCTGAAAAAGACAATTAATTACGTATATCATGCAACATTTCCCTTACCTAACACAAATATGATgtaaaaatagtaataataatagtttacAACTTTGttgactgtattttatttacttacttactgtaaatgtagaaaaacatCATGTCTTACCGCAAGACTTTGGTGAAAAAGTACAAACCCGCAATTACCATTTTTCTTTGatgaaaaacattaattatACTCTGGTTATTAACTATTTGAAACTTTGAGGCAACGATATTGGTGTTGATAGGAATTGGTAGCTCACAATTTCCCAGCTGTGGAGCcttaatattattatcacaGCACAAAAAATACACCAAGATGGTTTCATGACTATTCCTTTCTTTATACTGGACACGCAGCTTCACCTTGCAATCTACACTTCTATACAATTTGTCAGGTAAAAATCCATAATCCTCATTCAGTACTACATGAAGCACCAAATGGTTGAGCCAAAGCTAACGTGAGGCTGCTGCAGTCTGCCATTTCCAACTGTAAATTTTTGAAATATTGCTCAAAGCCATGATGGACAGTGGACATGTTGTCAAGGTTTGCTGAATCACTGTGCTTTCAGGATTGGGGATTTGTCCCCCATTAGATGTACTGAACTCCAGATAGAAAGCTGCAGCTGCCGGTCCAGTATGAAGAAAAGAACACATGACTTACACTTTTCAGTGTCAATAAGGACAAGAACCTGACTCATATAAGAAATAACAAGATAAATAAACAGCTGATGTGACAAAGAAgagcaaataaaatatgaatgagaACAATTTACTTCCATTCAAAAAGACCTCCACAGCCATTAGAGgtatactgtgtatatactTGTGTCTCCCTGTAGTACAGTGTGAGGGGTCTAATATTAGTTCAGGGGAGTCCTAATGTACGATGACATTTTAAAGCTTTCAGTGATGGTCTGTGTTGTGCAGTAGTTTGTAGTGCATTAACAGAGAGGTTTTCCAACAAACTCAGCTGCCTTTGGCCCATTTAAGCATCTATTTTTGAACACTTTGCCTCTCAAAAAGGACGGGAATAGCACCTTGTGTTTAAAGGTAAACTGTAGCTCAGTGTGTTAAAGGTACATTCCAGTATTTTTCAATCTCGGTCATGCACCATGCCCAGGTTATGTCATCCGAAAAAAACGTTCACGTCAGCCTCCTTGTTGTAATATCAAGTCAGAGACAATGGGAATTTCTGGCAGTCCCGTATGGTGAAAAGAACTGAGAGTGATTCATGcactcaaagtgtttttttgtgtgtgcatttacatactgtaaacCAGATGATTTGTGCTTCCCACAAGACATGCTGCTTTCcaagaaaaacataaattcatCCATTCAATCATGACCCTTCGCCGTGATTTATACAGCAAGGCCAAAGCCAAGACTTGACTGTTGGCTTTCTAATGTCCTTTGCTGTCAGAGCTGGTGTTCACCACCAAGCCTCTTATTGTTCCCCaggggggctgctgctgctgctgagatggGGGAGGCATCAATGAGCAAACCAGTGGATCAATGGTCACCAAGCCAACCTCTCCGTCCTCATCTAGTGCCTGTGGGAGGTCAAGTCTCAATGGCAGATTTGCAGTGAGACCTGGGTGTGGCTGGCTGTGAAGGAAAGACGGGGGAAAAATGGGGGAAACTaagaatttacagtatgttagGAGCctgaacattttgttattttcactAAAATTGGGTCTCAAACTAAGAGGAAGGATGGTCAAAACTTTCAGATGCTTGTTGACATCAGCTTCCCCTTCTCAATGTGATCTCACACTGATGTCCTCCATGAGAAATTAAATTGTAGGTACCACTGCAATGTTACTTTTATAGAATATTTTGAGCATAAAATCTGACCAAATAGATGTCAGAAATGTGTAGATACTTTCTCATAATTGTGGCTATTCCTTGTCGTGCCAACTTTGCCCTCGGCTACACTACTCCAGCACAATAATGTCAAAAAGCTTCCAAATAAACTTGTATccaaacaaaagtaaacacGGGACGTAGCTCACTGGATTAGCTATTTTTGACTTACAGGGAAACCAACTGGCTAACCAAGCTAGGTTAGCCAACTAGCAAACTACCTATTTATCTGCAGGAGTAATATTACATTTCATATATAGCATGTTTTGACAATATTCCAAAAATGGCATGCTGTAGTTGGTGGTAATCACAAAGTTATTTGACGATAGCGGTAACACAGTACAGTTTGTACTTTATATCACATTACATGTTCAATAACTTTCCCTAAACAGTAAAACTGCTTCCTCCATCACGCTTGACATTTGAAACAACATCACTACAGCAGCTTTATGAGTTTTTAATCCCTGCGGTTTCACAGTGTGAAGATAGGAGGGAGTCATACTTCACCAACTGCTGTTAATGGCTCTTCATATTTGATAAAGGTGTTTAATGGGTTTGAATCACTCGGCTTCAGGCTCTAGCAAGAGGGCTGTTCCTCCGTTCTTCACAACTCCCAATGGACTTCCCGTGCTTTATGTCCACTGATGGATATCGCCATCAAACTTTCATTGGACCAGAATTAATTTTTTCTCCCATCATTTTTTAAACGCAGTCTGTAAAAGCAGTACCTCCTCCTCGAGTTACCTGACATCTTTCTCCCCgtgaagaacaaacacaagcattGGCTGTAACATCATACAGTGCTTGtgctccgtttttttttttttttttctgcacctGTTCTGTTTTCACTAAATCTGAGGTAAACAAAGGAGTCCTCAGGCCAGTAACAAAGCCTGCAGTAACAAGAGCCGATTCCATTAGTGGGGAGTCCCTGCTGGATGCTGGAGGCTGGGTGGGGGTTGGGAGAAGGAGCGAATGTATGGATTGAGGTTTGTGAAGCACATTGCATCTCTATTGTCAAAAAATGTTGCAAGTAGACATCACATAAAGAGAAtagaagagaagagggaaaacaaTACCCTATCCATCTGGGAGTCCATTTGTACACTTGCCCAACGCCATAACTCTTAGTTTTCTTGGCATTTCTGGGTTAGTCAGAGTATTACATCAGAGTCAGTCcttggaggagaggagggaaggtgaATCTGCCCAATAAAAAGAGCTCTACACTCTACTCTGAAGCTTatgttattcaaataaatgatcCCTACAGACGCTTTGATTTCTGCGTGGCACAACTACACGTCACAGAATTTGCATTCTTGAGCCCACAGGACCTCAGAAACACCTACATTTTGACTGACTGCATGTTTAAAGACACTGGAAAGAATCAATATTCTACATTCTGCGCCCAATCCTCTGGTTTCTCTGGGTCAGGAGAACATTGTGTGAGTCCCCGTGCAACAGGAGAGCTGGGTTTAGTAGCAAATCCCCATCCCACTTAGAATAAAAAATCATTAGGCTACTAATTGCTGCACAGATTCCCTGCAGAGACCTGGACGCTTTCGCACGGGAGGCGCAGAAAGTGATGCCGCACATGGAGGCTTTTCCCCGCTCACATGTCCCTTCAGGCAgcccacacatacagtaaaattaCTGTTGCACTTTCACTAAAGTTGCTCTCCATTAGCGATGCAGCAGCGCATTGTCGATTGCTTGTTTTCCTCGCAGTAACTCCGACCCTGGCCCCTCTCACAGGAAGGCTGTGTGCAGcaagcaggcagagagaaataACCATCCAGCACACAACAGAGCAGTTAAATGTATTTCGGTTGCAGTTTCAGCTGATttgttctttgtattttcaCTGACAACATGGCACTGAGAGGCAAAGAGCCAATCCAAATCAGTGGCTAAGAAACCCATCATTATGGCATTCCTCTTGTGCTGATTCCCTGAACAGAACTGCAATATTTAAACTCAGCACGCAGGAGGATGAACAAACAGGCAAAAACACAGTGGCTTCACTGGATCAGTCATTCCCTGATGTCAGTAATGCAGCATGTCTTGACATTAAGCATTAACAATTGTTTGGGCGTTCTccaaaagaacaaacaaatagATGTGAAGTTACACTGCATGAtccctgattttctttttatttaatttgcacTGGAGCAGTAAAGTGAAAAGGTTCAAGACTTGTGACCAAAGactgaaaggaaaatgtgaatCATCTTATCTACAAATTGCCTACTGATGTTTGCCAAATGTGCTTAACCAATACTCACCACcagctgtaaaatgtttctaaatTCTCCTTGAACTGAGGTCAGACGGGCGGCCTAATGCAAAGCACCCATGTGACCTGTGTAACTTTGCATTTTTCCTACAGGCCATGTTTGTAAAACCTCTTGTTTTATATTCCCTCTCCTCACCTTCCCACTTCTGCTTCAGGATGTAGCCTACATCAATCTCGAGACCAAAATTACACTTTATTAACCACAGAAACAACAtctcaatgttgtgtttactgtcATTAATTCTGGAGCGTATTGAGTttagaaataataatcataaatatGATGCATCTTTCCCACTTTCTCCCTGAAGGCCTAATTTACAaatgcaaaaaggaaaatgcatttttcaggTCACCGTGAAGGGCACAGATGGTACTGAATCCATAAACATGAGTTTATGTGAGGTTGCAGAAGATGCTGCATTGCACTGAGATGTCAGGAAGTCAGCAGAGTGACTTTGGGCTTTTGTCACAAGGTGCTCGTTCTGCTACAAAGAACCATGAAAGCAGATGGTGCTCATTTGAGAACTATTGCATGAGGAAAGGTGACTGGAGGTGATCTTTAGGTCTTCATGAGTTTGATTCAGTAGTTTCTGAAGGATACATGAAGCCATGAACTTTTTCAACTGCAAATTCACTATATAAATAGTCCAGTATCCCTTGGGATTACGTCCATATTAGACAATTTACGTCTAATGCCAACTTTTAGTGCCAACTTAGAAGTAGGAAGTAGTATGTGGCGATGAAGGTGTGACGGTCAGGGTGGTGGATGTTTTTGTAGCAGTTTGCCTCCCGGCCCCCGAAGTGCAATTACCATTTCATTTGCGTTTTTATTAATCGGCCACTTTTTCCCAAATCTTAACCAAGTATGTATCTTTACTTTCAAGTGACGAAGACCTCTGGCGGTCCTGGTAATTATGAggggagcaaaggaggaagtcatgTGATGTCGTTATACAGCGATAGTTCATGTAGGGGAGAAGGTCAGGGACTTTATTACAagtgttcatttcctgtttctaaCCAACAGTCAGTGCTGTTTTTGTAAACGTTCCCAAACCTGAAGAAAGTACTTATTTTAATCCAAACGATGATCTTtacctaaacttaaccaaacctgAACCATAGTGTTGTCACATACATTGTTGTTTCATCAGTGATTTTTATTATGAATGCgcagacaaatgatgttgtcCTGTCGATAGACGCGTCAGATAAGCTAGCGCTTCTATGTGTCGATCTAGAGGGCACGGACAAACAACACATCTTGacgtttaatttggaggacttgttgttcATTTGCCATAATCACAATCTTTAAACATACTATAGCTGGCACAGATATTGCAGAAAATGAGAATAACATTGgatttaaaagacatttctgcAAAACTGCAAATGATGCTGGATGCTGCTGACAGTCTTCATTTACTATAAAGCTATCTCCGTTCCacttctttatctttatctcacaaacacaaaagaaacttcAAAGCTTGTTTAGACAGTAAGTAAGTTTGCTTCAACGTGTAATTTTGTATAACCATCCGCTCGCCAAAATTACAGTAACTTCATCCTTTGAAGAGttataaaaccacaacttttcTTAAGCCAGAGCTcaggaacaaaaacacttcTATTCATATCGCTGCGTCCCGTAGAGATTCCTATCTAGCCTGAGCCGTGTACCGTGAAGCTCCTGCAGTCTGTCTACTTCTCTGCACAGACGGCTTGATGCCTCTGGGGCTGCAGAGGGAGTCTGCGTTGTGAAGAGTTAATAGACTCAGTGCAACACACAAAGGAGACTTTATCCCTTATCGATGGAGGGGCAGACCCCAATAAATCACATGAGCTCCGAGCAGGACGAGTGTTTCTCTAGTGTGGAAGAGATCGGGGCATTGAAGGTGTTGTGATGAACTGAGCACAAATGTCTGCAAATATAAAGTTTCTATGAAATGTGATCTTATGGTGGGACACAATACAGAGACGGATGCTACTGTATGCTACTACCTGGTATCGCTGAcggctctgtcctgctctttactGGATAtggggaagtttacactccagcaacaCCAGCCAACATTACCCGAGCGTTAATTTGCCAAACATAACCGTTAGAACTGAATCATAGTGTTTGAAAATACGACCAACAAAGCATGTATCTGACCTCTGTCTCGCTTGTCCAAGTATGTTAGCTAAGCAGCTAAACTTTAGACTAAAATAACAGTCTGATCTTATCTGTTTTCTTCATCATACTTATAGGACGAACTGGCTTTAcactaaaatacacaaacaaagctgtttcttcatttcttccaCACGGATCGtcaactggtgaggatgctaaCGTTTTGCCAGGGACATGTTAGCTTAGCCTCAGTCTTTCGGCGCAAtttcatgtatgtagccatcaagtgtATATTTAAgaccctctttttttttttcattttaaaacaaatcagccGCAGACAGCGTTTTGAGccaactcatggagctaacgttagcctaagtagctagctagctactgcTGCTAAAATCCGCCAACTGACATTTTAGCTCGCAAAATCAATGGTCGCTAGAAATGAAAAGCCTGCTACATACAAACTACATTATGTGAGAGGCTTAGAAACATGTCTTTTTCATACATAACTGCTCTTAAAAGTCATTTAACTTggaaaaaatgtcacttttcctttagtttgactgtgtgtgtgtgtgtgtgtgtgtgtgtgtgccagttaATCAGCAGCTATTTACGTTTGTCCTCATGATGCCTCTTCTATGTTACTGCACATGAGGTCACttgaaaaactcaaaaaaaacaaaaaataaaaaagaggcaTCTTAATCACAGGAGCATTCTGGGATGTGAtcacagaaaagtaaaaagaaatctgtgaaGATTTTCTCTCAGAGccgcctggtgtgtgtgtgtgtgtgtgtgtgtgtgtgtgtgtgtgtcctggcaGCAGGAGAGTTTTGGCACcgacacaaaaagaaaaaaaagagatgaaatagAGATTTAGAAGGATTGGCCACTTGTGTGCTCAAAGGCAGCAAACAGGAAGATGCAGTGTGGCCTCAAACTGAGGAGATTACACAGAGAACAATGTCATCATGCTGGAGGCGTCAGCGAGCGCACGTCCAAAAATAGCTGATGGTCTTGTTACAAACATTTGGTTTGAGTCAACACTGTATTTGGTTAAATCCAGGGAAATATTTACACAGATAAACTTGCCATTTGTTGTGTATTTCCACAAATCTTATAGAATTGTGGGCAGAAACATTATCAGCACAGAAGACTCTCTATTATAGCTAATGACAAGGGAAATATGTATGTTTACATATATATAGTCATTGGCTGTGACTATAAATAGGTTATCTCCTtaagtgtgtttgctttgaGTCAGTGTTATTACAGATCTCAATGAGATTATTCACATTTACTTTGATATGTTTATCAGCCAGCCCACGTTCTTTTGCATTGGACCCATTCCTGAATGCCAGACTGATTATCTTTATTAGACAAAGACGTCCATATTAATGCTCTTCCCGTTCTCAAACTGCTTTACAGAATATGCAAATGTAATCACACCGAGTGGCCTCACGTTGCCCTCCGTGGGTCTGAGAAACAGGCATTCCGTTAAATAGGATTATTGCATTTAATTTCCCCATCAACGGCCCCGCTGAAGGCTGAAACTGGGAGCTCACGTTGCCATGGATGTCTCAGAGATGACTGAAGTATTTGGCCGTAGAAATGGAGAGATAGCTCTGGATACTGAAGAGAAACCTCTTTTGAGTGCAGTGGAGGGCTGCTGCTTTATCTTATCTCACAGGGTGTGAGTTTCCATGTTTTCGGTCTCCTCCAGGAGTGATCTTTGCTCCCTCAGCTGCTGAGAGGAGAAGCTTTTCAACAAACAACCCAAAATCCTGCAAGTTTATATTGTGCAGCGGCAGCTATGCAAAGCTGAGTGGGGTTTTATATTCAGATCCTGGCTTAAGAGATCTTAAAATAGtccgtcctgctgctgtcagtcagaaaAATCAGatgtggaaagtaactaagtacagttttgagtaTTAGTACCTTACTTTAGTGTTTCCTTTATATACTACTTTACaattctactccactacatgtcagAGGGGAACATTGTACATTTATCACCACTTTATATATTTGACAGCTGAATAATGATTAAATGGTCAGACAATTGTTCAATTAGTCTGTTGACAGAAGATTAATAACGATTCAGAAAATCATTGGGTCattcatcaaacaaaaatgtcaaacatccactggctccagcttctcataTACAAGGATTTCCTGCTGTTCTCTCTTGATTATTATAGTTAAGTTGattatttgggggggggtttggattgttgatcagacaaaacaagtcatttgaacCCTGTGCTTTGAGGTTtctcagacaaaacaatcaatcgattaatcaagacggtaaaaatgctaataaaaatataattagcTGCAAGTTACTCATTAAGATGTAGCACACAAACGTGATGTGcctataaaatatgatgcattgttatgaATTAACTTCTCAACGTAATCAAAAAGCaatcaaataatataatatataatcatgTAACATTCTGAAATCATAATACTtccattttgctgataatacttaagTACTTAAGTAAGTGAATATGTTTACTTGGTGGTTCTGCTGCTCTTTCCTGAGTAAATGATCTGAACTCCACCTCCACACTAATCGGCTTAAGAGAGCATCTTCTGAAACAATACACAGAGATAATACTTTGGTTTGGTTCTCCTCATAGAACCACAGAAATGAAGAATTTGCATTTGATCTAATATGTCTGCATGATTAGCCTACATTTTATTAACTGTTCTGTATTAAACGGGTCGTCTTGCATTGTTTCCTTTATAATCCCCTAAACAATTATGTTGGTATTAGATGTTCAGTAACGTCTGCAGACACTATCTGTTGTTGTATCTCGCTGTAAAGCTCATTAACGGACCCTCACCACACTGACAGTCCGGTTATCCAATGGTTGTTTGGAATCCACTGGTTGTCCAATGGCGACTCAGTCTGAGCTGATGCTGCTCGCCTATTGGTGAAGAGTGTGTCGTATCTGTCAGTCTGCCTCCTCGGTGCTGATGCCTTTCCTCTGGTCAAGGTTGCACTTGCAGGAATCGCAGTAGGACGCGACAGGAGCTCCGTTTACGCACAAACAGAGCAGCGGACCGATCAGCCGAGACTCAGCTGTAACTTCTCCTGCTGGTGTTCGCGCTCCTCAGAGGAATCTCTCACCTCACAGAAGCGGCCATggatgagatggaggaagagtTAAAATGCCCAGTTTGCGGCTCTTTTTACCGGGAGCCCATCATACTGCCGTGCTCCCACAACATTTGCCTGGCTTGTGCTCGGAATATCCTTGTGCAGACCCCCGACGCCGAGTCCCCACAGAGCAGCCGAGCCTCCGGATCCGGCGTCTCCGACTATGATTATCTGGATTTGGATAAAATGAGTTTGTACAGTGAGGCGGACAGTGGATACGGTTCCTATGGGGGCTTCATCAGCGCTCCGACCACCCCTTGCCAAAAATCACCTAACGGAGTGCGGGTTTTCCCCCCGACTGTCCCCCAGCCTCCTCCGCAACAGCACCTGCTACCGCAGCCCGGCTCTTTACCCCCGATCCCCCGCAACTCCTGCATCACTTGCCCGCAGTGTCACCGCAGCCTCATCCTGGACGACCGGGGGCTCCGCGGATTCCCCAAGAACCGGGTGCTGGAGGGGGTTGTGGACAGGTATCAGCAGAGCAAAGCAGCCGCTCTCAAGTGCCAGCTCTGCGAGAAGAGTCCGAAAGAGGCCACCGTGATGTGCGAGCAGTGCGACGTCTTCTACTGCGACCCGTGCCGCCTCCGGTGCCATCCTCCCCGCGGTCCCCTCGCCAAACACCGCCTGGTGCCGCCAGCGCAGGGGCGGATAAGTCGCCGGGCGAGTCCCCGCAAAATCTCCACTTGCACAGAGCACGAACTGGAGAATCTAAGCATGTACTGTGTCCAGTGTAAGATGCCTGTGTGTTATCAGTGTTTGGAAGAAGGAAAACACGGCACACACGAAGTCAAAGCTTTGGGCGCGATGTGGAAACTGCACAAGGTACGTGCGTAAAAAATGATCAAGCTGCAGAATCTGTGTCTGATGATTAGCAGTGcgtcttttctctgtgtgtctctctgtgtttgttgccTTTATTCGCAACGATTCGTCATCCTCTGAGCTGAGCAACAAGTCTGCCCTGAAAAGAATTTGCGCTATCTTGTCAGCTCCGCTCAGCATCCAGCAGATACACCGAGCTGTGGGGATGTTCATTCTGTCTCATTggatttaaatgaatgttttacaaTGCAGATTGTAGTAAGTGGATGAATTGTCCTCCCCGACACACCTCCAGCTCACATTACAGTCAGCTGGAGAAACACGCACGTCTCCAAAACTGGGAACTGTGCTGACATTTGGTGCGCAAAGCTGTCAGGACGCAGCTCTATTTGAAATTCAGTTCACGAGCGGAGAACCAGGAGCAGGCCTCCTTTATCAACAGGAATCTGCTTCTGTCACGTCTGCACTTCTCTTTAACATGACGAACACAGTGAGTCTGGCATGATTTCCGCTCTTGACCATTTGTCTCCTGAGCAGATTCCTTCACTCTATATATGTTACACTCTCATCTGTGCTTTGACGGCTCACAGGCGCCCCAGAGATCATTAGGCACGGCTAATATTGGAGTTATGCTTTACTAAGAGCCAGCAGTGAAGCACAGATGCAGGCCTACTGTGGACTGAGAGGCTATTTTGGAAGCTGAGTTGTTGAGGGCAAGAGAAGGCTGCAGAGCTGAGTTTATCTACGCCTCTGCAGCAGCAACCCTCACCTCCACACTCTCAGCTTCCAGGGGCGAGGGAGGATGTAGAGCTAGATATAGAGCCTCTTCAGTactcacccacccacacacacacacacacacacaggaagagtgATGTGTAGTGATGGTGTCTCCTGGTTTCCATTAGAAAACCAAAAATATGGTGAATGCATTGAGTTTTTGTgtacaagaaacacacacacacacacacacgctgctgccTCCCTACAGGTGTAGATAAGCTGTCCTCATCTTTTAAAGTCAGAATTGCTCTTGTACGTCTCCAAAACAGCCATTTAACAGACCTCCAGTCCAATCATCTCTTCTAGATGGTGGGGAGATAGTGTGCCACCTCAGGTGCATGAGGCAATTGTAAAATTGATGGAAAAATCAGAGGGGGTTGATCATTTCACTCACATGAAATTGCCATCAATCGAAAAATGTTGCCGACCTTTTCTGCTTCATCTTTCTTGGATCCaaaatgggggggaaaaaagagctAAAGGAGCATTTTTAGAAACCAATCGATGGTAGCAGGGATGCTGGTGCCAATACGCAGCCTGTCCGGCCCTGTTTCTGGCTTCTACCATGGCACCTGCTTATTTCTGACCTGTTATCTGAAGCTGCTGCCTACAGAACTGTAACAGATGGCTGAGAGCTTGGAGCTGGCAGCGTTGAGGACGGGCATCTTTCAGAGCTTCGGGGTGTTCCTCATATAATTCATCAGGGAAAGAAATGAGCTTCTATTCCATGTCCTGCAGATATACTGTAGATTATCGTGTGTCGCTTGTACTTAATAATGCACAGAGTGTAGTGTAGACACTCAAGGATGTAACCAAAGTCCTGGCTGAGGCTTCCTCTGAAATCTGATTGGTCCCTCCTCAGATTTTCTCATACATTATTGGCTGTTGAACTCTGACATTGAAATTACctgaaatataacattttgtttgtaggGCTCTTAAGTAGGGCTGCACctacatgttttaaatgactAAATAGCTTGTTGTATCTGttcagcagtccaaaaccccaaaatattgaatttacaatTCTATAAAACGAAGAAAAGCAGCCTCCACCCTCTGCATCTTTAAAACAGCacaaattgatttgttttggcaGCACAACAAGTcgtaaacactgacatattatcaccttaaaaAGTTGGTATGGCGAACATAtaagcaaacagttgcttatttacatatccagcagacacagagcaacattagcattcatctggagTCGCGTCTCTGGTCACCAAACAAATCTAAGTATTCATGTGAGATTATAGTATATTCatattaacaattattttcattaacgattaatctgttgattattgtCACGAGTAATCGCTGAGTCTTTTATtctataaaatgccaaaaaattccaaaacccaaagacccTTCTGTTACTCTCATGAATGACCTATAAAAGCaggaaaatcctcacatttaagaagctggaaccaacaaacgttttacatttttgcttgaaaaatgactgaaacaatttatcaattatcaaaatagttttctttAGATCTTTCTTTGGACAAATAGTCGAGTAATCGTTGCAgtggggaactgcagagtctctctgtgtttgtctctatgAGCGACACTTTTACACggtcatttgatccattttatatataaaaatgataaaaagtcTAATGTTGATGCAGGAAGTACAACACCGAGAAACTCGTTTCTTAGTGACAAATCTTAAATCCACACCTGCAGCATTTACACTTCAGAGCTGAAGATGTTCTCGCTTCTATCATTTAATAAGATCTCTTCAAGATTTTCTCCGAGGTTTTTAATCTGCACCATCGTCGTCGCCGTCGCCTTGGTACGCTGGGACAAACTGTGCTCTCTCTAtctttgtgaaacatttctctctttagACGGAGAAAGAGTTGAACCACCTGCCGCCATGGCAACCAAATCCCTCTTGATGTTGcgcagagcagcagaggtctCTAAGATACCGGACCCCACGAGGAATCCATCCCAGATGCTTTACAGCCTTTCCCCTCCTTCTtctacagtacatgtgtgtctgtgtgtgtgtgctaaaatGGGTGTTGCCACAGATCATTACTCCTGCTTTTCCTGCTCCTTATTTGCTCAGACGTCTCCTCAACTTCTCCACTGGTCTCACGGGCAATAAACCCCCCCCTGTTTTATCTCTAACTCCCTTTTGGACTGCGTGACCGTGTCTAAACCACAATGGTAATCAATTTCACGTCTCCAAAGTCATTTTCAGTCACAGAAGACGAGTAGAAATTTAAGAGCTACATGGTGTGACTCGTCCAGCTCCCGTCTGCCTCTTTAGATTTGTGTCAGAAGGTTTTATGTGGTGACAGCATGTCTGTGTTAATCTCTGTAAATCACATTAAAAGGAGTAAAGGGGCATCGTCAGAGTGTTTAATCCCTACATAGTGAGTGGTCCTCGGCTCTTCACGGATGTCACAAGAGGTCGCACAGGACCCTTAAGGTAATCTAGG
This window harbors:
- the trim9 gene encoding E3 ubiquitin-protein ligase TRIM9 isoform X7, which gives rise to MDEMEEELKCPVCGSFYREPIILPCSHNICLACARNILVQTPDAESPQSSRASGSGVSDYDYLDLDKMSLYSEADSGYGSYGGFISAPTTPCQKSPNGVRVFPPTVPQPPPQQHLLPQPGSLPPIPRNSCITCPQCHRSLILDDRGLRGFPKNRVLEGVVDRYQQSKAAALKCQLCEKSPKEATVMCEQCDVFYCDPCRLRCHPPRGPLAKHRLVPPAQGRISRRASPRKISTCTEHELENLSMYCVQCKMPVCYQCLEEGKHGTHEVKALGAMWKLHKVVRDQISHCTVKLRQTTGLMEYCLEVIKENDPSGFLQISDALIRRVHMTEGQWGKGTLTPRMTSDFDLTLDSGPLLQTIHQLDFVQMKVAWFTFDPASAHPDIILSNDNLTVTCNSYDDRVVMGNSAFSRGVHYWEMTIDRYDNHPDPAFGIARGDVLKDVMLGKDDKAWAMYVDNNRSWFMHNNSHTNRTDGGISKGSTIGVLLDFTRRIVIFLINDEQQGPVAFECLEGVYYPAISINRNVQVTLHTGLPIPDFYTPGEADPTGSVC